The window ggaagcaccacgtttattagagtataacttcagcatcaatgcatccgccatcgtgtcggctatcagatgcatcaaagatactaaatagcctcgacctctgcagaccgatcctacccagaggaatcccaatcaaatgtgcgaatatcatggcactcatggccacagaacggaagattgcaggcaactgagagaggaggtagcccggttattcaataaagggcacgttcgagaatttttaagtgacagggccaaaaatcatttcaaaaatagggatttcagtagacaaaacgaacaagaagagccacaacacatcatccacatgatcatggGTGGGATCGATACCCCTTAGGGggcggtgcttaaacgcactaagacgtCAATTGTAAGAGAAAAGAGATCCCAGAATCAGGATTATACCCCTGAAGGAACCTTATCCTTTAATAACGAAGACGCAGAAGGAATTATGCAAccacataacgatgcactggtaatatttgtacttatgaataaaactcaattTAAATGTATGTTAATTGAtttaggtagttcggccaacatcatttgatcgagggtcgtagagcaacttggtctacaggaccaggtcgtgtccgcaaccttggtactaaacggattcaatatggcatgtgaaactactaagggcaaaATAATCTTGCCAGTTAacatggccgggaccatccaaaaaatgaagtttcacgtgatcgaaggcgatattaGATACAACGCCATGTTCGGAAgaccgtggatccacaatatgagggttgtaccctcgaccctccaccaggttttgaagtttccaacatcggagggaatcaaaacggtctacggggagcaaccggccgcaaaagaaatgtttaccgtcgatgaagtgattctgaTATCATTATTATCATCAGCAAAAGGATCAGGTTTGAAGGAGGAACgaaataccaaatagcaatcacaaacgtcatcTTCAACCCAATTAGAGAATCAAAAGACTGGCAAAGATTATGAAcatggggtccctcgatccttcgtggtcccaaatgattccgacgctacccaatcaagggtcgaagaactggagcaagtcatactagtTGAATATCTAcctgaacgaaaggtatacctgggcacggggttagatcccgagcaaagcttattcaatttcttatagctaacatagactgtATCGCTTGGTCtaatcttgacatgacagggatcccactaggaatcaccactcataagctaagcttggacccaaagttccatccggtaaaaaaaaaaagaaggccccagtcagAGGTCAAATATAccttcatcaaagatgaggtaaccaaacttcttaaaatagggtccattcgggaggtaaaataccccgagtggctagcaaatgtggtggtagtccctaaaaagggaaacaagcTTAGAATGcatatagattataaagacctgaataaagcattccctaaggattcttttcctttgcttaatatcgatcgtatgatcgacgccacggccggccacgagactctcaactttctcgatgcctattccgggtacaaccaaatacagatgaacccggaggatcaggaaaagacctcatttatcactaagtactgGACCTACTGTTATAATATAATTCCATTCggcctaaaaaatgctggtgcaacttatcaacgcctagtaaacagaatattcaaaaagcaaataggaaatttaatggaggtttatattgatgatatgttagttaaatccctgcgagcagaggaccatttaaagcatttgcaggaaactttcgacatactaagggagtataatatgaagctcaatcccgaaaaatgtgctttcggggttggttcgggcaaatttctcggtttcatggtgtccaatcgaggaatcgagattaacccctaTAAAATCAAAGCAATCGAGGACATCATagtggtagataatgtaaaggtcgtatagaggctaacgggacggatagccGCCTTGGGACGATTCATTTCAAGATCCTCGGATAGGAGACACCGATTTTTCTCTTTacttaaaaagaaaagcaatttttcatggactccggaatgtcagcaggctttggaagGGATAAAACGGTATTTATCGAGTCCTCcgttgcttcataccccgaaggcaGGCGAAAAACTTTATCTGTATCtagctgtctcggagatagcgacaagtggagtcctaattcgagaagaacgaggtacgcaattccctatttattatgtcagtcgaattttaggtgaggccaaaactagatatccacacttagaaaaattagtgcttgctttaataagtgcctctaggaaattaaaaccatatttccagtgccatccgatacatattgtaacaacttatcctctacgaaatattttacacaaacctgagctttcaggtcgattggccaaatgggccatatagatcggcgggtacgacatcgagtatcgacctcgaaccgctatcaaatctcaaatcttagatgacttcgtggccgactttatgccggccttcgtacccgatattgaaaaagaattactgataaaatcaggtacctcttcgggagtctggaccctctttacggatggtgtcTCGAAtacaaaggggtccggactgagcatcgtactaaaatcgcccacatgtaatgtagttagacagtctattaaaactacaaaattgactaacaatgaggccgagtatgaggccatgatagCAGGTCTTGAATTAGCTAGAAGTTTGGGAGCCGAGGTCGTggaggctaaatgtgattccttcctcgtggtaaatcaagtcaacgggaTTTTGAAGTCCgggaagatcgaatgcagaggtacttagaGTAATTGCAAgtaactctacatcgatttaaggaatggactttgcaacatgtacttcGAGAGCAGAACAGTGAGGCCGACGTTCTTGCGAACTTAGGGTCATCGCTcgaggatgacgaactcaactcggggactgtcgtacaactcatgaaattggTAATCGAAGCaagtcatgccgagataaactccgcAAGTCTTACCTGGGATtgtagaaataaatatatagagtacttcaagaacgagAAGCTGCCATCAGATCTAAAAAAATCAAGGGCTCTGCACACAAAAGCATCTCGCTTCACCTTGTCTAATAACGGAACGCTGTTTAAAAGGACATTCGATGgcccattggcaatatgtttgggaccgggagataccgattatatcTTGCGTGAAATTCACGAAGGcccttgtggaaatcattccggtgttGATTCGCTAGTCCataaaataatcagagcagggtattattggatcgatatgaaCAAGGATGAAaaggagtttgttcaaaaatgcgacaaatgccaaaggcatgcgcccatgattcatcaacccggggaatttctccactcgatcctatctccatggcctttcatgaaatgagggatggacattttcagccccctcccatcggccccaggtaaggctcagtttattttatttatgactgattatttctctaaatgggttgaagtacaggctttcgagaaagtcagagaaaaggaagtaatagacttcatttgggaccacatcatatgtcggttcgggttGCCGTCCgaaattgtatgtgataatggaaaacaattcatcggcagtaaagtaactaaatttctggaGGACCACAAAattaaaaggatcctatcaacaccttatcatcctagtgggaacggatagACCGAaacgaccaacaaaaccatcatccaaaatcttaagaaaagattaaccaacgctaaaggaaaatgtagagaaatactacccgaagtcctatgggcgtaCCGCacgacatcaaaatccagtaccggagcaacaccattctcgttggtttatggcgccgaaactcttatcccggttgaggtcggagaacctagcatcagattTTGGTATGCGACaaatgagtcgaataacgagacaaTGAACACGAGCttagaattattggacgaaaaatGAGAAGCAGCCCTCGTCCGATTAgctgcccaaaaatagcggatcgaaaggtattataatcgaagaaccaatcttcgatattttaaaatcggggacctagtgctaaggaaagtaaaccctcaacacccaaaatgcaaatgaaggaaaactgggtccgaactgggaaggaccgtataaggttctcgaaatcgtcggaaaaggatcctacaagctcggtgtaataaacggcaaacaactaccaagcaattggaacatgtcgtacctaaaacgatactactgttaaggtacgacccccatatgttcatttatatttcgaaattaacccttgcaggttTTCGACCAGAAATGGGGATGGAGTAtacaactcgaagcctttaggcctgaaagcacacgttgcactctttttcccttagaccggttttgtcccaaatgagtttttcagcaaggtttttaatgaggcaaccattgatcgtgctaacttagaacaattcaacagtatccaaggcctctttacagtcaacctcgaatactggggggcattaccgtcgaataaatcaagttcgatacaagaaagttacttcatgtcAAACAAGGTCTTGATAGGAAAAgggtaagagccaaatggtcaaatgaaccatgcccgcgtagtttTGCTccagccctggcacaaaacatgagcatatgtataatgacttataaagagaaactTCTTCTCTACCTTAGTTTTATATCTCAGAAAGTTCTTTCTACTTCATGTTCAAAcatgcttaagggccgaccatgactGGAGGTCAAGCAccaaaaagcctacgggctacattacttcgagttcgagcaagcactcactcgaccaaatagcctaagggctactcttacttcgagtttgagcaaacactcactcgaccatttaaagcctacgggctatattatttcgagttcgagcaagcactcactcgaccaaaaagcctaagggctactcttacttcgagtttgagcaaacattcactcgaccatttaaagcctacgggctacattacttcgagttcgagcaagcactcactcgatcaaaaagcttatgggctacattacttcgagttcgagtaagcactcactcgaccaaaatgcctgcgggctatattacttcgagttcgagaaagcactcactcgactactaagcctacgggttgcattacttcgagttcgagcaaacactcactcgaccatttaaagcctacgggctatattatttcgagttagagcaagcactcactcgaccaaaaagcctacgggctacattacttcgagttcgagcaagcactcactcgaccaaaatgcctacaggctacattacttcgagttcgagcaagcactcactcgactaaaaagcctacgggctacattacttcaagttcgagcaagcactcactcaactactaagcctacgggctgcattacttcgacttcgagcaaacactcactcgaccatttaaagcctacgggctacattatttcgagttcgagcaagcactcactcgaccaaaaagCCTACGGACTATATTActgcgagtttgagcaagcactcactcaaccaaaaagcctacgggctatattatttcgagttcaagaaagcactcactcgaccaaaaagtctacgggctacattacttcgagttcgaacaaacacttactcgaccatttaaagcctacgggctacattatttcgagttcgagcaagcactcactcgaccaaaaagcctacgggcttcattgcttcgagttcgagcaagaactcactcgactaaaaagcctatgggctatattacttcgagttcaagcaagcactcactcgactactaagcctacgggctacattacttcgagttagagcaagcactcactcgactactaagcctacgagctacattacttcgagttcgagcaaaatacactcactcgaccataaagcccaaAAGCTACTCTTGAGGAGATTTCGGGCAAAttctcactcggttataaagactacaaggtccGACTTCGACCAAAATGCCTAAAGCCTTGAACTAATGAAAACTTTCGTaaggtatgaataaaataaaatttttacaaggcagaaaatgaaaacaagtcgggaaaggaaaaaatctttatatatatatatatatataaaggtatttacaaggtccgatcagcaCCCTACACAAAAaagatcaaaaataaaaataaaataaaaaccctAAGGTTCCTGGTTATCTccgggggcagtctcttctccatcgaaGTCCTCCTcgctctcggacccgctcttgatctcgtcatcatcatcatcagaagccaaagATCTAGCttcggcttcaagctctttagcctttattatctcttcggtaagatcaaagccccgagcatggatctcctccaGTGTTTCCCTCCgtgattggcatttggcgagttcaatAACcgaatatgctcgagtttgaatGGTCTCGGTTGCCTCTTTCGCTTGAACTTGGGCGTCTTCGGCATCATCCCGGTAGACAACCATGATCTCCTCTGCCTCGGTCTTTGCCTTTTTGGTTTCGGacttggcctttgcaagttcagAAGACAACCGGGCCTCAAGTTCCTCTATTTTCTTCGCCTGAAtcaagctcttctccttcataccTTGAAATTGACTTTTGatcgatgataattgggctcgagcagtctctttctctgcagcaaggcGGTCCATGCCTTCTTTCCATCCTAAGGACTCTGCCCTTGTcgtgtcgacctcctcacggaactgctcgatcctctcgatcTTCTACTGCAACTATGAGATTGAAACGTTAGCCACCATTCCCAAGTCGAGCCCATgagattttaaaatttttattaccTTCTtaatcaggtcggtctgatcttggtgagccttggccaactcgactcgaaggtccttggtctcctcttcttttttcccGCAGAGAAGTCTGCGAGCATTTCTCTCCTCTGTGAGCC is drawn from Nicotiana tomentosiformis chromosome 12, ASM39032v3, whole genome shotgun sequence and contains these coding sequences:
- the LOC138903074 gene encoding uncharacterized protein; amino-acid sequence: MDRLAAEKETARAQLSSIKSQFQGMKEKSLIQAKKIEELEARLSSELAKAKSETKKAKTEAEEIMVVYRDDAEDAQVQAKEATETIQTRAYSVIELAKCQSRRETLEEIHARGFDLTEEIIKAKELEAEARSLASDDDDDEIKSGSESEEDFDGEETAPGDNQEP